The following coding sequences lie in one Fusarium poae strain DAOMC 252244 chromosome 1, whole genome shotgun sequence genomic window:
- a CDS encoding hypothetical protein (TransMembrane:4 (i63-89o123-145i189-214o634-659i)): MAGYQAVHNLEAQEVNKDQVTHSGQPPEKSEQWNLNVNYQPRSATTFIVPPRQPRNREWWRRIGLIGTLILAIGTGAILLSVALLIFLYKGADKARNRDPRSEFWDLIVFNEWATRLVTICSAVIRVSMGFQIGFAAAAMAAVILETSGSRFVDTAMLSIQRAASSSAGPGSMIPTAWQHFSSGRGSGLLHLVLLVSAFIIALVSTLTSTIILFDFGQDQISAPMVTSVTAVGFDTQQIFPFNGISYWKSRPLAHWRFAESRPTNIEIGLRTDNAIDTGDIYRAMLPFDNATDRTSLEFYEGPAVVVNQRTACFAPNFEKTSLNYQQGDGDVSSGLHLNASFLIQNQTDFLGNTSTSLKNIICRVHNDSTADLASVKNDTKNPLSGWAYSFNSVLLVNSGSSLNGIGPTYDDKTGKPSKVVIPDNLQNLTFTRDGPWTMAYTSDGTEAFNATVCYISQNLPHRYNVTISGRAIDAEPESLYEWSDISTQGNGTSILKQLGVGISSVNTKDRDLLDLEVHSDAEPWADPNDEARVQTAYGLLWSTLVEYSLLGSWSFAGRIMTNSILSQFIWPTHPEHSAVVQNIIQETGDPAQAMQALVFRFYQMLYYDWLPNYKPTHQVTTINAKDVLIPEQWTGLIVVLAIIIAHFIVTAATMYLFAQRTTSSLLGNSWQAVSQMVSPETHDVIRAAGGEGMKDKEVAQLVKAAGRNDEAYVVSSGVDKGRTELRAPTVESATLGVPSATNTELQTTTASSNLLSTIATSTSSGDSTAEAATTTATTSSGETTSLQSSVAVTTTTEATTSEAAFEPIPTFNVVGKGAQVDGQYLLGYQSPGFFVGWQYSSTNYHMTFSIDSTTNRMIDVNGNILCIQYKGNGDPNLLSTCSSDMRSLPDYASVTCEQTRDRELHCSVPAKTCTFDIRTSRTTCTTLTGTFDNFYTYSGRQDGIFLAMAGAENPGANYQSVELGITPN, encoded by the exons ATGGCTGGTTATCAAGCCGTTCACAATCTTGAGGCTCAGGAAGTCAATAAGGACCAAGTTACACATAGTGGACAACCACCAGAAAAGTCAGAGCAATGGAATCTCAACGTCAACTACCAACCAAGATCAGCTACAACCTTCATTGTCCCACCCAGACAACCACGCAATCGAGAATGGTGGCGCAGAATAGGTCTCATCGGCACCCTGATTCTGGCTATCGGCACCGGAGCCATTTTACTTTCAGTTGctctcctcatcttcctctaCAAAGGCGCCGATAAAGCGAGAAATCGCGATCCTCGATCTGAGTTTTGGGATCTCATTGTTTTCAATGAATGGGCTACGCGGCTTGTCACCATTTGTTCTGCCGTCATTCGTGTATCCATGGGATTTCAGATCGGTTTCGCAGCAGCAGCTATGGCAGCGGTGATACTTGAGACTTCGGGGAGTCGCTTTGTTGACACAGCCATGTTGTCTATCCAGAGAGCGGCTAGCTCCAGCGCTGGGCCTGGTAGTATGATACCTACAGCTTGGCAACACTTTTCTTCAGGTCGTGGCTCAGGATTACTACATTTGGTTCTTctcgtatcggccttcatTATCGCCTTGGTCTCAACTTTGACCTCTACGATTATCCTTTTCGACTTTGGTCAAGATCAAATCTCTGCACCGATGGTAACAAGTGTCACTGCAGTTGGATTCGATACTCAACAGATCTTTCCCTTCAATGGCATCTCGTATTGGAAATCAAGACCACTTGCACATTGGCGTTTCGCCGAGTCTCGTCCGACCAATATCGAGATTGGCCTTCGAACAGATAACGCGATCGATACAGGCGATATCTACCGAGCTATGCTCCCATTCGATAACGCTACTGACAGGACTAGTCTTGAGTTCTATGAAGGgcctgctgttgttgtcaaTCAACGCACAGCCTGCTTTGCACCAAATTTCGAGAAGACGTCGCTAAACTACCAACAAGGAGATGGTGACGTTAGCAGTGGCTTACATCTCAATGCTAGTTTTTTGATTCAAAACCAGACTGACTTCCTGGGAAACACCTCAACCTCTCTCAAGAACATAATATGCAGAGTTCACAACGA TAGCACAGCGGATCTCGCTTCTGTCAAGAATGATACAAAGAATCCCCTTTCTGGCTGGGCTTACAGTTTTAATTCGGTACTGCTTGTCAACTCTGGCTCATCTTTGAACGGAATTGGGCCAACCTATGACGACAAGACCGGAAAGCCTTCAAAGGTTGTGATTCCAGACAATCTTCAGAATCTGACGTTTACTCGAGATGGGCCTTGGACGATGGCTTATACTTCAGACGGGACTGAAGCGTTCAATGCGACTGTCTGCTATATCAGCCAAAACTTACCTCATCGATACAATGTTACCATATCTGGACGAGCCATTGATGCAGAGCCTGAATCTCTTTACGAGTGGTCAGACATATCAACCCAGGGAAATGGCACTAGCATCTTGAAACAGCTGGGCGTTGGAATTTCGTCGGTAAACACAAAGGATCGAGACTTATTGGATCTTGAAGTCCACTCCGACGCAGAGCCGTGGGCTGATCCGAATGACGAAGCCAGAGTTCAGACCGCATACGGTCTGCTTTGGTCCACGCTCGTTGAGTATTCTCTGCTGGGAAGTTGGAGTTTTGCAGGAAGAATCATGACCAACAGTATTCTGTCGCAATTTATCTGGCCAACCCATCCAGAACATTCTGCCGTGGTTCAAAATATCATTCAAGAGACAGGTGATCCCGCACAAGCGATGCAGGCACTTGTATTCCGGTTTTATCAAATGCTGTACTACGACTGGCTGCCCAACTACAAGCCAACACACCAAGTCACGACTATAAACGCCAAAGATGTACTCATTCCTGAGCAATGGACAGGCCTCATTGTTGTACTGGCCATAATCATCGCTCATTTTATCGTTACTGCTGCCACCATGTATCTATTTGCCCAACGCACCACGTCTTCGCTCTTAGGAAATTCCTGGCAGGCTGTGTCGCAAATGGTGTCTCCAGAGACACATGATGTTATTCGAGCTGCGGGCGGTGAGGGGATGAAGGATAAGGAAGTGGCACAGCTAGTAAAGGCAGCAGGTCGCAACGATGAGGCATATGTTGTATCAAGTGGCGTGGATAAGGGAAGGACAGAGTTACGAGCAC CCACAGTCGAGTCTGCCACTTTGGGCGTCCCGTCTGCTACTAATACcgagcttcaaactacgacAGCCTCTTCCAACCTATTGAGCACCATCGCAACGTCAACTTCAAGTGGCGACTCTACAGCTGAAGCAGCAACCACTACCGCAACAACTTCATCTGGAGAGACGACCAGCCTCCAATCATCCGTCGCTGTTACCACGACCACTGAAGCCACGACAAGCGAAGCAGCCTTTGAACCAATTCCGACCTTTAACGTTGTTGGAAAAGGCGCTCAAGTAGATGGCCAATACCTACTAGGATACCAATCACCTGGCTTCTTTGTTGGATGGCAATACTCGTCCACGAACTACCACATGACGTTTTCCATTGATTCTACGACCAATCGCATGATAGACGTAAACGGAAATATCCTATGCATTCAATATAAAGGGAATGGGGATCCCAACTTGCTTAGCACATGTAGCAGCGATATGCGCAGTCTACCAGACTATGCCTCGGTCACTTGTGAGCAAACGCGCGATCGGGAGCTTCACTGTTCTGTGCCTGCAAAAACTTGCACTTTTGACATTCGCACTTCAAGGACTACTTGTACTACGCTCACGGGGACATTCGACAACTTCTACACGTACTCTGGGAGGCAGGATGGGATATTCTTGGCCATGGCAGGGGCTGAGAATCCTGGTGCAAACTACCAGAGTGTTGAGCTTGGAATTACACCTAACTAG
- a CDS encoding hypothetical protein (TransMembrane:9 (o59-84i104-126o138-161i173-192o212-230i242-263o283-311i323-342o354-376i)), whose translation MTQDVTSKAVLHPNDAESRDTNSKDASLVDRFSWGNFTCTQSTGGVALMLSKTPYQFRGLQTIGVVVFILNIVIFILFVSAMIYRFVRKPSSFRESITKPPEAYFTGSLWLSVATIIMGMQVFGVPHTGSWLIDVIRVLFWIYGAITLTYNIVIFVVMFSIAPFTPGSMSSPMFLMIYNAMLTGTVASVIAADQPPPQRVPILVAGIAFEGLGWILCLLFLPHFVGNMLVNGLGPVNLRPGLFISVGSAGYTIIALIGCAKAIPDGYGYFAKHPTAAETLNIMALWIGVFLWLFTFWLFAIAAVAHVPILVSKLSGDTSRPKMSFALPWWAIVFPNVGFTIATVNIGEEFESDGIAGVATAMTILVFTAWLMDLYLHIKSICQKHIM comes from the coding sequence ATGACACAAGATGTCACGTCAAAAGCTGTCCTTCATCCCAATGATGCAGAGTCTAGAGATACAAACTCAAAAGATGCTTCATTGGTCGATCGATTCTCATGGGGCAATTTCACCTGCACTCAATCTACCGGTGGCGTAGCCCTCATGCTATCAAAGACACCCTATCAATTCCGAGGTCTGCAAACCATTGGAGTTGTTGTATTCATACTCAATATTGTCATATTTATCCTATTTGTCTCAGCCATGATCTACCGATTTGTTCGGAAGCCCTCAAGCTTTCGCGAATCCATCACAAAACCTCCAGAAGCCTACTTTACAGGATCGCTGTGGCTCTCGGTAGCAACCATCATCATGGGCATGCAGGTTTTCGGTGTTCCTCATACCGGCTCCTGGCTTATTGATGTTATTCGTGTTCTCTTCTGGATCTACGGCGCCATTACTCTGACATATAATATCGTCATTTTCGTCGTCATGTTCTCCATCGCTCCCTTCACACCTGGTAGCATGAGCTCTCCAATGTTCTTGATGATTTACAATGCCATGCTTACTGGTACCGTCGCCTCTGTTATTGCAGCAGACCAACCTCCTCCACAACGAGTGCCGATCCTTGTCGCTGGGATCGCCTTCGAGGGACTTGGGTGGATATTGtgtcttctctttctccctcATTTTGTAGGCAACATGCTTGTCAACGGTCTTGGTCCTGTCAATCTCCGACCTGGCCTGTTTATATCTGTGGGCTCAGCAGGTTATACCATCATAGCACTCATCGGATGTGCCAAAGCAATCCCAGATGGTTACGGATACTTTGCGAAGCACCCAACTGCTGCCGAAACACTTAACATCATGGCATTGTGGATCGGTGTATTTCTTTGGTTGTTTACCTTTTGGCTCTTCGCAATCGCAGCAGTTGCGCATGTTCCAATCTTGGTATCTAAACTCAGCGGCGATACATCTAGGCCCAAGATGAGTTTTGCTCTGCCTTGGTGGGCGATTGTCTTTCCGAATGTTGGTTTTACGATTGCCACGGTGAACATTGGTGAAGAGTTTGAATCAGACGGTATAGCTGGAGTAGCCACGGCCATGACGATACTCGTGTTTACGGCATGGTTGATGGATTTGTACTTACATATTAAGTCGATATGTCAGAAGCATATTATGTAG
- a CDS encoding hypothetical protein (TransMembrane:1 (o888-907i)), with protein sequence MSGAEAAIAGVGFLCSAIQIVTFGRDILQVYCQVRDGRSPDPRLEGYLKSAEACFNHIKTSASATSQTQALHSDQQQIVNVGQELHDSMVELQTKFAELHLDDASKRGVRGKLRVGKKAAASMWHSKELASLEESLKRYESLLHGVILHRVSNQVQAVEAQSSQHFHHLNVHLQSFITKLADGCTNLSELSRVSLETKDRVTQEHEKTRTAIDQGFASTQGTITNIRDSTSQHFQDSSQREMSKILERRHERLLNSLRFSEMNSRKNQVSENYPGTFSWVFKNTSCSSRSHSPLTDMSTSTSSPDPDNFPIWLQSDSNLFWISGKPASGKSSLMKFLATNSLTREHLEIWQHNTQNKNGKLRIIAHYFWKPGQLLQKNIQGMVLSLLYQVLCKDLCLAQQLWEDQDDVSDKRAHGDWSLNELRETLCHAIKSSSDCFCIFLDGLDEAREFERLSWRDSGNARVIHDLLCLDNVKICASSREEHPFCLFFESQPRLRIHLLTYNDIYCYAKQRLELTGLDPHNRHGILQSVIRKADGVFLWVVLVLDSLNRAIRSGSASTRELKERLAQTPADLNDLFIDMWERPGDDAKLSSHKIDASRYLSLAVTANKLEEHLPFSTGFNNMNSLLVITTALEDGPVTSILDTGRCILAKDLEDKCSAVADRLRLVSRGLLEIVTATNGDGVEGSSRLTRYRTEMVVFIHRSAFDFITDTQFGRECLSTCGWSSTEQVSRLFAGHLVRCRFVRDQPAIINHITTGKMTYDIIIAPSHQVRRALSITYSWGNSSLSFENSMLPIIKDWQRSGLFSAQSRWKYPQGSRVPSDLWELEFLEQLMGIAPRFTIVAGALDQLQIHRLIEAIPALLRGFPNMMGYGVLEPLLCESIGYVLTQYNALTAFVVYYHVPFCYILAQRARKVRIAGHLGPALSIQDHFVFNR encoded by the exons ATGTCCGGAGCCGAAGCTGCAATAGCTGGTGTGGGATTCTTGTGCAGTGCGATACAAATCGTCACTTTTGGTAGAGACATCCTTCAAGTCTACTGTCAAGTTCGTGATGGTCGATCTCCTGACCCAAGATTGGAAGGATACCTCAAGAGTGCGGAGGCTTGCTTCAACCATATCAAGACTTCAGCTTCGGCGACATCTCAAACCCAAGCATTGCACAGCGACCAACAGCAGATTGTCAACGTTGGCCAAGAGTTGCATGACTCTATGGTTGAACTTCAGACTAAATTCGCCGAGCTCCATCTTGATGATGCATCTAAACGTGGAGTGCGCGGGAAATTACGAGTAGGGAAGAAAGCCGCAGCATCTATGTGGCACTCCAAAGAACTCGCAAGTCTTGAGGAAAGTCTGAAAAGATATGAAAGCCTTCTCCACGGTGTCATACTACATCGAGTGTCCAACCAGGTCCAGGCGGTGGAAGCTCAGTCAAGTCAGCACTTCCATCATCTGAATGTACATCTGCAATCATTTATCACAAAGCTAGCGGATGGGTGTACAAATCTGTCCGAGCTATCACGCGTCTCACTCGAGACAAAAGATCGAGTCACGCAAGAGCACGAAAAAACACGAACTGCCATTGATCAGGGCTTCGCTTCCACGCAGGGCACCATTACGAACATCCGCGACTCAACGTCCCAGCACTTTCAAGACTCATCCCAACGTGAGATGAGTAAAATCCTGGAGCGACGCCATGAGAGACTACTCAACAGTCTCAGATTTTCTGAAATGAACAGCCGCAAGAATCAAGTATCTGAGAACTACCCTGGAACATTTTCCTGGGTGTTTAAAAACACGTCCTGCAGTAGCCGAAGTCATTCACCTTTAACCGATATGTCGACCTCAACAAGTTCACCAGACCCTGACAATTTTCCCATTTGGTTACAGTCCGACTCAAATCTATTCTGGATCAGTGGTAAGCCCGCTTCCGGGAAAAGCTCACTCATGAAATTTCTTGCAACCAATTCCTTGACAAGAGAACATCTCGAGATTTGGCAGCACAACACGCAGAACAAGAACGGCAAGCTGCGCATCATTGCCCATTACTTCTGGAAGCCGGGCCAATTGTTGCAGAAGAACATTCAAGGAATGGTTCTTTCTCTTCTATATCAAGTGCTCTGCAAGGATCTTTGTCTCGCTCAACAGCTGTGGGAAGATCAAGACGATGTTTCCGACAAGCGAGCTCATGGAGATTGGAGTCTCAACGAGCTTAGAGAAACTCTCTGTCACGCAATCAAGTCTTCAAGTGATTGTTTTTGCATTTTTCTGGATGGGCTGGATGAGGCAAGAGAGTTCGAGCGCTTATCATGGCGCGATAGTGGGAATGCACGGGTCATTCATGACCTGCTATGTCTCGACAATGTCAAGATATGTGCTTCTAGCAGAGAAGAACACCCGTTCTGCCTTTTTTTCGAAAGCCAACCACGCTTAAGAATTCATTTACTTACATACAACGATATCTATTGTTATGCGAAGCAAAGATTGGAGCTGACTGGGCTAGATCCTCACAACCGACATGGAATTCTACAAAGCGTTATAAGGAAAGCAGACGGTGTATTTCTCTGGGTCGTCTTAGTTCTCGATAGCCTAAATCGAGCAATACGATCAGGGTCAGCCAGTACCCGTGAATTGAAGGAGCGTCTTGCACAGACTCCTGCAGATTTGAATGATCTCTTTATTGATATGTGGGAGCGACCAGGAGACGATGCCAAACTATCAAGTCACAAAATCGATGCCTCTCGTTACTTAAGCCTGGCTGTTACAGCAAACAAGCTAGAAGAGCATCTTCCTTTTTCCACTGGTTTCAATAACATGAATTCCTTACTAGTTATTACTACTGCTCTGGAGGATGGGCCGGTGACATCAATTTTGGACACTGGTCGATGTATCCTGGCAAAAGACCTTGAAGACAAATGTTCAGCGGTGGCAGATCGGCTACGATTAGTTAGCCGTGGGCTACTTGAGATAGTAACAGCTACTAACGGGGATGGAGTTGAAGGAAGTTCACGCTTGACTCGCTACAGAACCGAGATGGTCGTTTTCATTCACAGATCTGCTTTCGACTTTATTACTGATACACAATTCGGTCGCGAGTGCCTGAGTACCTGTGGATGGTCCTCAACTGAGCAGGTTTCCAGATTATTCGCAGGCCATCTTGTCAGATGCCGATTTGTAAGGGATCAGCCAGCGATAATCAATCACATAACAACAGGAAAAATGACTTATGATATCATTATCGCACCCTCCCACCAAGTGCGAAGGGCCTTGTCGATAACCTATAGTTGGGGAAACAGCAGCTTGTCTTTCGAAAACAGCATGTTACCAATAATCAAGGATTGGCAGAGATCTGGCTTGTTTTCTGCCCAATCTCGTTGGAAATATCCCCAAGGTTCAAGAGTTCCGTCAGATCTTTGGGAATTGGAATTTCTTGAACAGCTCATGGGGATAGCCCCCCGATTCACTATCGTTGCTGGTGCACTCGACCAACTTCAAATTCATCGTCTCATTGAAGCCATACCTGCTCTGCTTCGAGGATTCCCAAACATGATGGGATATGGCGTGTTAGAACCGCTTCTTTGCGAGTCGATCGGATACGTCTTGACCC AATACAACGCTCTTACTGCATTCGTGGTTTATTACCATGTGCCTTTCTGCTATATCTTGGCCCAGAGAGCCAGAAAAGTCAGAATTGCAGGGCATCTTGGACCTGCTTTATCGATTCAGGACCATTTTGTGTTCAACAGATGA